Proteins found in one Takifugu flavidus isolate HTHZ2018 chromosome 7, ASM371156v2, whole genome shotgun sequence genomic segment:
- the slc34a2b gene encoding solute carrier family 34 member 2b — MAPRPEAESVSPAALSEKSSIKDVVPARSTMDLVDADDPWDLPDLIDTGIKWSDLDTRGKILRVLTGIGKGILLLGFLYVFICSLDILSSAFQLVGGKAAGDIFQGNAVLANPVAGLVIGVLVTVLVQSSSTSSSIVVSMVSSGILDVQTAVPIIMGANIGTSVTNTIVAMMQAGDRNEFRRAFAGATVHDFFNWLSVLILLPLEVATGVLYKLTDLLIKSFNIQSGEDAPDLLNVITDPLTDSIIQLDKSVINDLATGDEGARNKSLIKFWCTVEKYKVLQNVSVESCVNYTACWEDGGKFWAEQNVTMTNNIERCSHIFAYTTLPDLAVGLILLAASLLLLCTCLILIVKLLNSMLKGQVAVVIKKVLNTDFPFPFGWVTGYIAIVVGAGMTFIVQSSSVFTSAITPLVGIGVISLERAYPLTLGSNIGTTTTSILAAMASPGDTLSDSLQIALCHFIFNIMGILIWYPIPFMRIPIRLARGLGNRTAKYRWFAILYLILCFLVLPLSVFGLSMAGWIVMVSVCVPIVVLIIFVIVVNVMQSRWPRFLPKVLRSWDFLPRPLHSLAPWDAVVTSMLGFCGNRCCCCCKCSNCCQRNDEEAVRKGSLEVYDNPAMSFDDDPKDTVTHF; from the exons ATGGCTCCCCGACCTGAAGCAGAGTCTGTCTCCCCCGCCGCTCTCA GTGAGAAGAGCTCCATTAAGGATGTGGTTCCCGCTCGCTCCACCATGGATCTCGTGGACGCGGACGATCCCTGGGACCTCCCAGATCTTATAGACACTGGGATCAAGTGGTCAG ACCTGGACACCCGCGGGAAGATTCTGCGAGTTCTTACGGGTATCGGGAAGGGAATTCTGCTGCTTGGATTTCTCTACGTGTTCATTTGCTCACTGGATATTCTCAGCTCTGCATTCCAGTTAGTGGGAG gcAAAGCTGCTGGTGACATCTTCCAGGGCAATGCGGTGTTGGCCAACCCTGTGGCTGGGCTGGTGATCGGGGTGTTAGTCACCGTGCTCGTGCAGAGctccagcacttcctcctcTATTGTGGTCAGCATGGTGTCCTCTGGAA TACTGGATGTCCAGACCGCGGTGCCGATTATCATGGGCGCCAACATCGGGACCTCTGTCACCAACACCATCGTGGCCATGATGCAGGCGGGGGATCGAAACGAGTTCCGCAG GGCCTTTGCTGGGGCGACCGTCCACGACTTCTTTAACTGGCTGTCGGTGTTGATTCTTCTGCCTCTGGAGGTGGCTACAGGAGTTCTTTACAAGCTCACCGATCTCCTGATTAAGTCCTTCAACATCCAGAGTGGCGAGGATGCCCCGGACCTGCTGAACGTCATCACGGACCCTCTCACCGACTCTATCATTCAG TTGGATAAATCGGTCATCAATGACCTCGCTACGGGTGACGAAGGAGCCAGAAACAAGAGCCTGATCAAATTCTGGTGCACAGTGGAGAAGTATAAG GTGTTACAAAACGTGTCGGTGGAGAGCTGCGTTAATTACACTGCGTGCTGGGAGGACGGCGGCAAGTTCTGGGCGGAGCAGAACGTCACCATGACCAACAACATTGAGAGAT GCAGCCACATCTTCGCCTACACCACGCTGCCAGACCTGGCCGTCGGCCTCATCCTGCTGGCGgcgtctctgctgctcctctgtacCTGCCTCATCCTCATCGTCAAGCTGCTCAACTCCATGCTGAAGGGCCAGGTGGCGGTGGTCATCAAGAAGGTGCTGAACACAG ACTTCCCGTTCCCCTTCGGCTGGGTTACCGGCTACATCGCAATCGTGGTGGGAGCAGGGATGACCTTTATTGTTCAGAGCAGCTCCGTCTTCACCTCAGCTATCACCCCTCTTGTGG GGATTGGCGTCATTAGCCTTGAGAGGGCCTATCCCCTAACGCTGGGATCAAACATCGGGACTACAACTACCTCTATACTTGCTGCTATGGCGAGCCCAGGAGATACCCTGTCGGATTCCTTACAG ATTGCCCTTTGCCATTTCATCTTCAATATCATGGGTATCTTAATTTGGTATCCAATCCCCTTCATGCGAATACCTATAAGGTTAGCTAGAGGGCTGGGTAACCGCACGGCTAAATACCGCTGGTTCGCTATCCTCTACCTCATCCTGTGCTTCCTGGTCCTCCCTCTGTCCGTGTTTGGCCTCTCCATGGCCGGCTGGATCGTCATGGTCAGCGTCTGCGTGCCCATAGTCGTGCTGATTATCTTTGTGATCGTCGTCAACGTGATGCAGTCTCGCTGGCCACGCTTCCTGCCCAAGGTGCTGCGCAGCTGGGACTTCTTGCCCCGGCCGCTGCACTCGCTGGCGCCCTGGGACGCGGTGGTGACCTCCATGCTCGGCTTCTGCGGcaaccgctgctgctgctgctgcaaatgCTCCAACTGCTGCCAGCGCAACGACGAGGAGGCCGTGAGGAAAGGGAGTCTGGAGGTGTACGACAACCCAGCCATGTCATTCGACGACGATCCAAAGGATACCGTGACGCATTTTTAA
- the LOC130528151 gene encoding protein sel-1 homolog 3 isoform X1, whose amino-acid sequence MVLGHIYVSTAAIVMGLCVSQQTVSSAWARTGESTPDNYIGFQSVPDRVADGSLVRLRYRCSRPCRLRLEVVVPTLRKTDLVVFRRKWACSIARVYRVQQVRLRWPLPIFHQNNFIRRSILDARSVTFRAWLDHRNESGTYHKSLWRICRVLQLKSLARHPAQRSSVCLSWPAQLKWNMTRNTILPCAHESGMVDMLKFPLASSGENFGVVRRFQPFIDRNLERARVRAVTRPSVALSVWIYLLEWCHQKLCGIIHHLDRNDSYESVLMQLTDAGDVIIQARLARGEDEAFRTSLHLPLRKWIRLDCYIQDSKVLLDATWDGDIHRYVYMFQDSVRYDDTDGYFVIGGSRFVPGIHGYFGPTKYYRFGIKEVRNPLPNLHKLDGTHQECQEMEQLTAAFLGAVTESVRQSRMDEGETGVCVTQFLKLWTQFGKNVSPQPWTWEQQLQYRTLFNVLQTQQEEIKAGTLTKKQLRHILFEEAVDAIFTADQAENKISSRSRALLQASSCFGNHQASLLLATIHLSGLRQEVDQEQGHVYSLIGAAGDDRFALMHAGYKHTQGIDGFPKDLAMAYSYYSNAGAQSSADSFRVHEKTQHNLEHIYLSEEGLTSLDVVNNDVFEYLKFQAERGDIESQKHLATMMYWGRHGVSKDPVGALRWFEKSALQMKDASAVYDYSILLMKGLGVKRNYTRGLRLMEKAAAMGSINALNGLGWYHGIIRKDHENAVKYFERAALNGSSDAMFNLGIYHASGKNPNSPFRNETAAFQQFLNASRLGHVGASVEVAWYLSTGNLEGVSQDVERAVILLKRVCELNGHLGFMIKEALNAYLQGSWQRALVKYALAAESGLNLAQINAAHLCEEAHVSQDCGWRYHNHSILNYDPHPSALLKMGDYYRDLSSRTGVDSLSLLGQAILMYSRAAAAGSPQGLYNVVDLVERGHVLPGSARSWFNVSRLDNQDVVVEKILKRCVQTEDEELITPCSVALLRVQMRKALRRMTQKSAQLVLAYAALLSVGVISVTIPLQNCLERAVRRRARASSVREGGSDLNREQDGVTGGGHGTLRARWVSILNREQRLQQIGDVAVTLSGVCLCAFWTTLLYHLL is encoded by the exons ATGGTCTTAGGCCACATTTATGTTTCCACGGCCGCGATTGTAATG GGACTGTGTGTCTCCCAACAAACCGTTTCATCTGCCTGGGCCCGGACCGGAGAGAGCACACCTGATAATTATATAGGCTTCCAATCAGTTCCTGACAGAGTGGCAGACGGCTCATTGGTCCGTCTGCGCTATCGGTGCTCCAGGCCCTGTCGGCTGCGACTGGAGGTGGTGGTGCCCACATTAAGGAAGACAGATTTAGTGGTTTTCAGGAGGAAATGGGCGTGCAGCATAGCCCGAGTCTACAGGGTCCAGCAGGTACGGCTCAGATGGCCCCTGCCTATTTTCCATCAAAACAACTTTATCAGAAGGAGCATTTTGGATGCCCGCAGTGTGACATTTCGTGCTTGGTTAGACCACCGTAATGAATCTGGGACGTACCACAAGTCCTTGTGGAGGATTTGCAGAGTTCTGCAGCTTAAATCATTAGCACGGCATCCAGCTCAACGCTCCAGTGTGTGCCTGTCGTGGCCAGCTCAGCTCAAGTGGAACATGACCAGAAACACAATTCTTCCCTGTGCACACGAGTCTG GCATGGTTGATATGCTGAAGTTCCCGCTGGCAAGCAGCGGCGAGAACTTTGGAGTGGTCCGTAGATTCCAGCCTTTTATTGACAGAAATCTGGAGAGAGCTCGTGTTCGTGCTGTGACACGACCCAG CGTCGCGTTATCGGTGTGGATCTACCTGCTGGAATGGTGTCACCAGAAGCTGTGCGGGATCATCCATCATCTCGATAGGAACGACTCTTACGAGTCTGTCCTGATGCAGCTCACAGACGCAG GGGACGTCATAATTCAGGCACGCCTGGcgagaggagaagatgaagcttTCCGAACCAGCCTGCACTTACCCCTGAGGAAATGGATTAGACTAGACTGTTACATACAGGACTCCAAG gtgctgctggatgCCACGTGGGACGGTGACATCCACagatatgtatatat GTTTCAAGACAGCGTCCGTTATGATGACACTGATGGGTACTTCGTGATCGGAGGAAGCAGGTTCGTACCAGGCATCCATGGATACTTTGGTCCCACCAAGTACTATCGGTTCGGAATTAAAGAG GTACGAAACCCCCTGCCGAATTTACACAAACTGGATGGGACCCATCAGGAGTGTCAGGAAATGGAGCAGCTTACGGCTGCTTTTCTTGGAGCAGTAACAGAGAGTGTCCGCCAGTCACGCAtggatgaaggtgaaacag GCGTCTGTGTAACGCAGTTCCTCAAACTGTGGACTCAGTTTGGAAAGAACGTCAGCCCACAACCCTGGACCTGggaacagcagcttcagtaCAGAACTCTCTTTAATGTCTtgcaaacacagcaggaggagatcaaagcag GGACTTTGACAAAGAAGCAGCTCAGACATATATTGTTTGAGGAGGCAGTTGATGCAATCTTCACTGCGGATCAGGCAGAAAATAAGATCTCTTCCAGATCTAGGGCTCTACTGCAGGCATCCTCCTGCTTTGGGAATCACCAGGCATCCCTCCTTTTGGCAACTATCCACCTCTCGGGCCTAAGACAGGAAGTTGACCAAGAACAG GGTCACGTCTACAGTTTGATCGGTGCAGCGGGTGACGACCGCTTTGCCCTCATGCACGCGGGGTACAAGCACACACAAGGAATTGATGGCTTTCCAAAAGACTTGGCTATGGCCTACAGCTACTATTCCAATGCTGGGGCACAGAGCAGCGCTGACAGTTTCAGGGTACACGAAAAGACG CAGCACAACCTCGAACACATCTACCTGAGCGAGGAAGGTCTCACCAGCCTCGATGTCGTGAACAACGATGTCTTTGAGTATCTAAAGTTCCAAGCAGAGCGCGGCGACATCGAGTCTCAG AAACATCTGGCGACAATGATGTACTGGGGTCGACACGGAGTTTCTAAAGACCCAGTCGGTGCGCTGAGGTGGTTTGAAAAAAGCGCTCTGCAGATGAAGGACGCGTCGGCGGTGTACGACTACTCCATCCTGCTGATGAAG GGCCTGGGAGTGAAACGGAACTACACCCGAGGTCTTCGACTGATGGAGAAAGCCGCagcaatg GGCTCAATTAATGCCTTGAATGGTTTGGGCTGGTACCACGGGATTATACGGAAAGACCACGAAAATGCCGTGAAATACTTCGAACGAGCGGCACTAAACGGGAGCAGTGATGCCATGTTCAACCTGGGAATTTATCATGCCAGCGGAAAAAATCCCAATAGCCCATTTAGAAATGAG ACAGCTGCGTTCCAGCAGTTCCTGAATGCATCTCGACTTGGACACGTGGGCGCCTCGGTGGAGGTGGCGTGGTACCTTTCCACAGGAAACCTGGAAGGCGTGTCTCAGGATGTGGAGAGGGCGGTCAT ATTGCTAAAACGTGTCTGTGAGCTGAATGGACATCTTGGATTTATGATCAAAGAGGCGCTTAATGCTTACCTCCAGGGCTCTTG GCAGCGGGCATTGGTGAAGTATGCCTTGGCAGCTGAAAGCGGACTGAATTTGGCCCAGATCAATGCAGCACATTTATGCGAG GAAGCGCATGTTAGTCAGGATTGTGGGTGGAGGTACCATAACCACTCCATATTAAACTATGATCCCCATCCATCTG CGCTGCTGAAAATGGGTGACTACTACCGCGACTTATCCTCCAGGACAGGAGTAGACTCATTATCCTTGCTTGGCCAGGCCATATTGATGTatagcagagcagctgcagcaggaagcccTCAG GGTCTGTACAACGTGGTCGACCTGGTGGAGCGAGGGCACGTTCTTCCGGGGAGCGCCCGCAGCTGGTTTAATGTGTCCCGCCTGGATAACCAGGACGTTGTGGTGGAGAAGATCCTAAAAAG ATGTGTGCAAACCGAGGATGAGGAACTAATAACTCCCtgctctgtagctctgctcagGGTTCAGATGAGAAAAGCCTTGAGGAGAATGACACAGAAGAGTGCACAGCTCGTCTTG GCATACGCAGCTCTTCTTTCTGTGGGTGTAATTAGCGTCACTATTCCGTTACAAAACTGTCTCG AGCGAGCCGTGCGACGGCGGGCGAGGGCGTCCTCCGTCAGAGAAGGTGGCAGCGACTTGAATAGAGAGCAGGATGGCGTCACGGGAGGGGGCCACGGGACGCTGAGGGCTCGCTGGGTTAGCATCCTCAACAgggagcagaggctgcagcagatagGAGACGTGGCTGTGACTCTGTccggtgtgtgtctgtgcgcttTCTGGACCACGCTCCTCTATCATCTCTtatga
- the LOC130528151 gene encoding protein sel-1 homolog 3 isoform X2 → MVLGHIYVSTAAIVMGLCVSQQTVSSAWARTGESTPDNYIGFQSVPDRVADGSLVRLRYRCSRPCRLRLEVVVPTLRKTDLVVFRRKWACSIARVYRVQQVRLRWPLPIFHQNNFIRRSILDARSVTFRAWLDHRNESGTYHKSLWRICRVLQLKSLARHPAQRSSVCLSWPAQLKWNMTRNTILPCAHESGMVDMLKFPLASSGENFGVVRRFQPFIDRNLERARVRAVTRPSVALSVWIYLLEWCHQKLCGIIHHLDRNDSYESVLMQLTDAGDVIIQARLARGEDEAFRTSLHLPLRKWIRLDCYIQDSKVLLDATWDGDIHRYVYMFQDSVRYDDTDGYFVIGGSRFVPGIHGYFGPTKYYRFGIKEVRNPLPNLHKLDGTHQECQEMEQLTAAFLGAVTESVRQSRMDEGVCVTQFLKLWTQFGKNVSPQPWTWEQQLQYRTLFNVLQTQQEEIKAGTLTKKQLRHILFEEAVDAIFTADQAENKISSRSRALLQASSCFGNHQASLLLATIHLSGLRQEVDQEQGHVYSLIGAAGDDRFALMHAGYKHTQGIDGFPKDLAMAYSYYSNAGAQSSADSFRVHEKTQHNLEHIYLSEEGLTSLDVVNNDVFEYLKFQAERGDIESQKHLATMMYWGRHGVSKDPVGALRWFEKSALQMKDASAVYDYSILLMKGLGVKRNYTRGLRLMEKAAAMGSINALNGLGWYHGIIRKDHENAVKYFERAALNGSSDAMFNLGIYHASGKNPNSPFRNETAAFQQFLNASRLGHVGASVEVAWYLSTGNLEGVSQDVERAVILLKRVCELNGHLGFMIKEALNAYLQGSWQRALVKYALAAESGLNLAQINAAHLCEEAHVSQDCGWRYHNHSILNYDPHPSALLKMGDYYRDLSSRTGVDSLSLLGQAILMYSRAAAAGSPQGLYNVVDLVERGHVLPGSARSWFNVSRLDNQDVVVEKILKRCVQTEDEELITPCSVALLRVQMRKALRRMTQKSAQLVLAYAALLSVGVISVTIPLQNCLERAVRRRARASSVREGGSDLNREQDGVTGGGHGTLRARWVSILNREQRLQQIGDVAVTLSGVCLCAFWTTLLYHLL, encoded by the exons ATGGTCTTAGGCCACATTTATGTTTCCACGGCCGCGATTGTAATG GGACTGTGTGTCTCCCAACAAACCGTTTCATCTGCCTGGGCCCGGACCGGAGAGAGCACACCTGATAATTATATAGGCTTCCAATCAGTTCCTGACAGAGTGGCAGACGGCTCATTGGTCCGTCTGCGCTATCGGTGCTCCAGGCCCTGTCGGCTGCGACTGGAGGTGGTGGTGCCCACATTAAGGAAGACAGATTTAGTGGTTTTCAGGAGGAAATGGGCGTGCAGCATAGCCCGAGTCTACAGGGTCCAGCAGGTACGGCTCAGATGGCCCCTGCCTATTTTCCATCAAAACAACTTTATCAGAAGGAGCATTTTGGATGCCCGCAGTGTGACATTTCGTGCTTGGTTAGACCACCGTAATGAATCTGGGACGTACCACAAGTCCTTGTGGAGGATTTGCAGAGTTCTGCAGCTTAAATCATTAGCACGGCATCCAGCTCAACGCTCCAGTGTGTGCCTGTCGTGGCCAGCTCAGCTCAAGTGGAACATGACCAGAAACACAATTCTTCCCTGTGCACACGAGTCTG GCATGGTTGATATGCTGAAGTTCCCGCTGGCAAGCAGCGGCGAGAACTTTGGAGTGGTCCGTAGATTCCAGCCTTTTATTGACAGAAATCTGGAGAGAGCTCGTGTTCGTGCTGTGACACGACCCAG CGTCGCGTTATCGGTGTGGATCTACCTGCTGGAATGGTGTCACCAGAAGCTGTGCGGGATCATCCATCATCTCGATAGGAACGACTCTTACGAGTCTGTCCTGATGCAGCTCACAGACGCAG GGGACGTCATAATTCAGGCACGCCTGGcgagaggagaagatgaagcttTCCGAACCAGCCTGCACTTACCCCTGAGGAAATGGATTAGACTAGACTGTTACATACAGGACTCCAAG gtgctgctggatgCCACGTGGGACGGTGACATCCACagatatgtatatat GTTTCAAGACAGCGTCCGTTATGATGACACTGATGGGTACTTCGTGATCGGAGGAAGCAGGTTCGTACCAGGCATCCATGGATACTTTGGTCCCACCAAGTACTATCGGTTCGGAATTAAAGAG GTACGAAACCCCCTGCCGAATTTACACAAACTGGATGGGACCCATCAGGAGTGTCAGGAAATGGAGCAGCTTACGGCTGCTTTTCTTGGAGCAGTAACAGAGAGTGTCCGCCAGTCACGCAtggatgaag GCGTCTGTGTAACGCAGTTCCTCAAACTGTGGACTCAGTTTGGAAAGAACGTCAGCCCACAACCCTGGACCTGggaacagcagcttcagtaCAGAACTCTCTTTAATGTCTtgcaaacacagcaggaggagatcaaagcag GGACTTTGACAAAGAAGCAGCTCAGACATATATTGTTTGAGGAGGCAGTTGATGCAATCTTCACTGCGGATCAGGCAGAAAATAAGATCTCTTCCAGATCTAGGGCTCTACTGCAGGCATCCTCCTGCTTTGGGAATCACCAGGCATCCCTCCTTTTGGCAACTATCCACCTCTCGGGCCTAAGACAGGAAGTTGACCAAGAACAG GGTCACGTCTACAGTTTGATCGGTGCAGCGGGTGACGACCGCTTTGCCCTCATGCACGCGGGGTACAAGCACACACAAGGAATTGATGGCTTTCCAAAAGACTTGGCTATGGCCTACAGCTACTATTCCAATGCTGGGGCACAGAGCAGCGCTGACAGTTTCAGGGTACACGAAAAGACG CAGCACAACCTCGAACACATCTACCTGAGCGAGGAAGGTCTCACCAGCCTCGATGTCGTGAACAACGATGTCTTTGAGTATCTAAAGTTCCAAGCAGAGCGCGGCGACATCGAGTCTCAG AAACATCTGGCGACAATGATGTACTGGGGTCGACACGGAGTTTCTAAAGACCCAGTCGGTGCGCTGAGGTGGTTTGAAAAAAGCGCTCTGCAGATGAAGGACGCGTCGGCGGTGTACGACTACTCCATCCTGCTGATGAAG GGCCTGGGAGTGAAACGGAACTACACCCGAGGTCTTCGACTGATGGAGAAAGCCGCagcaatg GGCTCAATTAATGCCTTGAATGGTTTGGGCTGGTACCACGGGATTATACGGAAAGACCACGAAAATGCCGTGAAATACTTCGAACGAGCGGCACTAAACGGGAGCAGTGATGCCATGTTCAACCTGGGAATTTATCATGCCAGCGGAAAAAATCCCAATAGCCCATTTAGAAATGAG ACAGCTGCGTTCCAGCAGTTCCTGAATGCATCTCGACTTGGACACGTGGGCGCCTCGGTGGAGGTGGCGTGGTACCTTTCCACAGGAAACCTGGAAGGCGTGTCTCAGGATGTGGAGAGGGCGGTCAT ATTGCTAAAACGTGTCTGTGAGCTGAATGGACATCTTGGATTTATGATCAAAGAGGCGCTTAATGCTTACCTCCAGGGCTCTTG GCAGCGGGCATTGGTGAAGTATGCCTTGGCAGCTGAAAGCGGACTGAATTTGGCCCAGATCAATGCAGCACATTTATGCGAG GAAGCGCATGTTAGTCAGGATTGTGGGTGGAGGTACCATAACCACTCCATATTAAACTATGATCCCCATCCATCTG CGCTGCTGAAAATGGGTGACTACTACCGCGACTTATCCTCCAGGACAGGAGTAGACTCATTATCCTTGCTTGGCCAGGCCATATTGATGTatagcagagcagctgcagcaggaagcccTCAG GGTCTGTACAACGTGGTCGACCTGGTGGAGCGAGGGCACGTTCTTCCGGGGAGCGCCCGCAGCTGGTTTAATGTGTCCCGCCTGGATAACCAGGACGTTGTGGTGGAGAAGATCCTAAAAAG ATGTGTGCAAACCGAGGATGAGGAACTAATAACTCCCtgctctgtagctctgctcagGGTTCAGATGAGAAAAGCCTTGAGGAGAATGACACAGAAGAGTGCACAGCTCGTCTTG GCATACGCAGCTCTTCTTTCTGTGGGTGTAATTAGCGTCACTATTCCGTTACAAAACTGTCTCG AGCGAGCCGTGCGACGGCGGGCGAGGGCGTCCTCCGTCAGAGAAGGTGGCAGCGACTTGAATAGAGAGCAGGATGGCGTCACGGGAGGGGGCCACGGGACGCTGAGGGCTCGCTGGGTTAGCATCCTCAACAgggagcagaggctgcagcagatagGAGACGTGGCTGTGACTCTGTccggtgtgtgtctgtgcgcttTCTGGACCACGCTCCTCTATCATCTCTtatga